A single genomic interval of Helianthus annuus cultivar XRQ/B chromosome 6, HanXRQr2.0-SUNRISE, whole genome shotgun sequence harbors:
- the LOC118479615 gene encoding DNA-3-methyladenine glycosylase-like: MESSVCAQVGTDWTSVLKKRSLFREAFSEFEAETVSEFMDLKITTTSSSYGMDVGFIRGVVDNSKCILKIKKELGSFDKYIWDFVNHKPIMTKYKVHHKMPVKTSKSEAISKDMLRRGFRQVGSTMIHSFMQAAGLTNDHLTTCSRRNLCAALVPCAPSPSSTSI; encoded by the exons ATGGAATCAAGCGTCT GTGCCCAAGTTGGAACAGATTGGACTTCAGTTTTAAAGAAAAGATCATTATTTAG GGAAGCATTCTCAGAATTTGAAGCAGAAACTGTGTCAGAGTTTATGGATTTAAAGATCACAACAACTAGTAGTTCTTATGGAATGGATGTTGGCTTTATCAGAGGTGTTGTTGACAACTCTAAGTGTATTCTTAAG ATCAAGAAAGAATTGGGGTCTTTCGACAAGTACATATGGGATTTTGTTAATCACAAGCCCATAATGACAAAATACAAAGTACATCACAAGATGCCGGTGAAGACTTCTAAATCGGAAGCTATAAGCAAAGATATGTTGAGGAGAGGATTTCGGCAGGTGGGCTCTACAATGATCCATTCATTCATGCAAGCTGCAGGGCTCACCAATGATCACCTCACCACTTGCTCACGCCGCAATTTATGTGCTGCCTTGGTGCCATGCGCTCCCAGTCCATCATCAACCAGTATCTAA